In a genomic window of Primulina huaijiensis isolate GDHJ02 chromosome 10, ASM1229523v2, whole genome shotgun sequence:
- the LOC140985625 gene encoding uncharacterized protein isoform X1, giving the protein MEIDFMGLFSKNHPDPSYDPDAFVDSGIGSGERNVSLSLCTGSPMDGKTVFQDFLLKKIRKSPAENMTSIRNSAGKYDWENAQLGERSCPSFTGKSIISHSGFRFNRNDRSSISRNTFERILSLPASSSVICPTAVPNLFPAQKADRKMYATGGASFHDTRKSEHGYTPTVAMARKATLARFLEKRSHRLNQRIKSHLMGRSLNWSEACDTTFTKRN; this is encoded by the exons ATGGAGATAGATTTCATGGGTCTGTTTTCCAAAAACCACCCAGATCCGAGTTACGACCCCGATGCGTTCGTGGATTCAG GCATCGGAAGTGGAGAACGTAATGTGTCCTTGTCTCTTTGTACCGGCTCTCCAATGGATGGAAAAACAGTGTTCCAAGATTTTCTCCTG AAGAAGATACGGAAGTCTCCTGCAGAAAATATGACTTCTATACGGAACTCGGCTGGTAAGTACGACTGGGAAAATGCTCAACTAGGAGAACGATCTTGCCCATCTTTTACCGGGAAATCAATAATCAGTCACTCGGGTTTTCGATTTAATCGCAACGACAGATCATCGATCTCAAG GAACACATTTGAGCGCATACTGTCACTCCCAGCTTCATCATCCGTAATCTGTCCCACCGCTGTACCCAATTTGTTTCCTGCACAAAAG GCTGATAGAAAAATGTATGCTACCGGCGGTGCATCTTTCCACGATACCCGAAAATCCGAACATG GTTATACTCCAACAGTGGCTATGGCTAGGAAAGCAACATTGGCCAGATTCCTTGAGAAGCGGTCACATCG ATTGAACCAACGAATAAAATCCCATCTAATGGGAAGGTCATTGAATTGGTCTGAAGCCTGCGATACTACCTTTACAAAACGCAACTAG
- the LOC140985625 gene encoding uncharacterized protein isoform X2, with translation MEIDFMGLFSKNHPDPSYDPDAFVDSGIGSGERNVSLSLCTGSPMDGKTVFQDFLLKKIRKSPAENMTSIRNSAGKYDWENAQLGERSCPSFTGKSIISHSGFRFNRNDRSSISRNTFERILSLPASSSVICPTAVPNLFPAQKVDRKMYATGGASFHDTRKSEHGYTPTVAMARKATLARFLEKRSHRLNQRIKSHLMGRSLNWSEACDTTFTKRN, from the exons ATGGAGATAGATTTCATGGGTCTGTTTTCCAAAAACCACCCAGATCCGAGTTACGACCCCGATGCGTTCGTGGATTCAG GCATCGGAAGTGGAGAACGTAATGTGTCCTTGTCTCTTTGTACCGGCTCTCCAATGGATGGAAAAACAGTGTTCCAAGATTTTCTCCTG AAGAAGATACGGAAGTCTCCTGCAGAAAATATGACTTCTATACGGAACTCGGCTGGTAAGTACGACTGGGAAAATGCTCAACTAGGAGAACGATCTTGCCCATCTTTTACCGGGAAATCAATAATCAGTCACTCGGGTTTTCGATTTAATCGCAACGACAGATCATCGATCTCAAG GAACACATTTGAGCGCATACTGTCACTCCCAGCTTCATCATCCGTAATCTGTCCCACCGCTGTACCCAATTTGTTTCCTGCACAAAAGGTC GATAGAAAAATGTATGCTACCGGCGGTGCATCTTTCCACGATACCCGAAAATCCGAACATG GTTATACTCCAACAGTGGCTATGGCTAGGAAAGCAACATTGGCCAGATTCCTTGAGAAGCGGTCACATCG ATTGAACCAACGAATAAAATCCCATCTAATGGGAAGGTCATTGAATTGGTCTGAAGCCTGCGATACTACCTTTACAAAACGCAACTAG